One region of Paralichthys olivaceus isolate ysfri-2021 chromosome 12, ASM2471397v2, whole genome shotgun sequence genomic DNA includes:
- the LOC109639550 gene encoding LOW QUALITY PROTEIN: GTPase IMAP family member 9-like (The sequence of the model RefSeq protein was modified relative to this genomic sequence to represent the inferred CDS: deleted 2 bases in 1 codon; substituted 1 base at 1 genomic stop codon) yields MTMLESILGSPSSLTAECQKARGNVDVRKVAVIDTPGLFDTNSTQEEVLKKIKMCISLSAPGPHAFLVVLQLGRFTQEEKETIKMIQTTFGEDADKYTMVLFTHGERLRKQTIEDFISECANLQTIIQNCYGQYHVFNNEIEDPVQTYELLDKIDKMIMANGEGYNTNEMFMRAERAIEEEKEXLLKEMEAQQQKVLDELRA; encoded by the exons ATGACAATGCTGGAAAGCATCCTTGGGTCTCCGTCTTCTTTGACGGCTGAATGCCAGAAAGCCAGGGGAAATGTTGACGTTCGAAAGGTTGCTGTCATTGACACGCCAGGACTATTTGACACTAATTCCACCCAGGAGGAAGTATTGAAGAAGATCAAGATGTGCATTTCATTGTCTGCCCCTGGTCCTCATGCTTTCCTTGTGGTTCTTCAGCTTGGCAGGTTTacccaggaggagaaagaaaccATTAAGATGATTCAGACCACTTTTGGTGAAGATGCTGACAAATACACAATGGTGTTGTTCACTCATGGAGAAAGGCTGAGGAAGCAAACCATAGAGGACTTTATTTCAGAGTGTGCCAACCTGCAAACCATCATCCAGAATTGTTACGGTCAATACCATGTCTTTAACAACGAAATCGAAGACCCTGTACAAACCTATGAACTCCTGGATAAAATTGACAAGATGATAATGGCTAACGGTGAAGGATACAACACCAATGAAATGTttatgagagca gagagagccatagaggaggagaaagagtgaCTCCTAAAGGAAATGGAAGCGCAGCAGCAGAAAGTGTTGGATGAACTAAGAGCCTAA